From Nitrospinota bacterium:
GGACATGACATCGCCCATGCCGAGAATACGGGAAACAACACGGTCTGCGTGAAACGGTTCCAGCGCATCAAGTTTTTCTCCCATTCCCATAAAGCGAATGGGTTTGCCTGTCACCCTTTTGATGGAGAAAGCCGCTCCTCCACGGGCGTCACCATCCATCTTGGTGAGGACAACACCGTCTATACCAACCGCGTCATTAAATGTCTTGGCGATGTCAGCAGACTGCTGACCCATCATCGCATCGGCCACAAACAACACTTCATGTGGCTCGACTGTTTGTTTGATCTGCTTTAATTCTTCCATCAAAGCATCATCAACCTGCTGACGTCCGGCAGTATCAATGATCACCACCTGGCTCATTTTGTTGACGGCTTCATCCAGCGCTTTTTTACAAATCGCTACCGGGTCGTTCTCTTCCTCCGCGTCATACACCGAAACTTCCAGGTCACGCCCTAAAACATGCAACTGTTCAATTGCCGCCGGACGGTAAACATCTGCCGGAACAAGCAGACAGCTTTTACCTTTTTCTTTAAACCGTTTCGCCAGCTTACCGACAGTGGTGGTTTTACCCGACCCCTGAAGTCCTGCCATCAAAATTATAGTAGGTGGCTTTGGAGCAAGCTGGATATCAACAAACTCATCACCAAGCAAATGCGTCAAGTGATCGTTGACAATCTTGACCATTTGATGCCCGGGAGTCAGACTTTTTAAAACTTCCTGACCTACTGCTTCGACTCGGACTTCAGCAATGAAATCCTTGATAACAGGCAGACTGACATCTGCCTCGATCAAAGCTACCCGAATTTCACGCAGGGCTTCATCAACATCGGTTTCCTTAAGGACACCGCGGCCCTTTAATTTTTTGTAGATCGCATCAAGGCGATCGGATAAATTATCGAACATGTAAAATCGGGCTAAACCCTTTAAAATTAAGGGGACTATCCACTTTTATTGTAAGCAGATTAGTATATAATAACAACCCGCAATGCGCAAGCTGATAAGATTAACCCTTTAGCGCGTAGAGCGCAACAGAAAAACACCCGGAAAACCTATGAAATCAGTAGTTTTATTGAGTGGCGGCCTGGATTCCACCACCACTTTGGCCATAGCCAAAAAAAAGGGGTTTGAGCTTTACTGCCTCACCTTCGATTACGGTCAACGTCATCGTATTGAGCTGGACCGGGCAGGTAATATTGCCCGGCATTTTGGAGCCATCGACCATCAAATTGTCAATATAGACCTTCGCCAGTTCGGCGGCTCGGCTTTGACCGATTCCATTGATATACCAACAGGTCGGAGCCAAAAGGAAATTGCGTCTGAAATTCCCATCACTTATGTTCCCGCGCGCAACACAATCTTCCTGTCATTTTGTCTGGCTTATGCGGAGGTTAAAGAGGCCAACGACATTTTTATAGGTGTCAACGCTGTTGACTATAGTGGTTATCCCGATTGCCGACCCGAATTTATCAAAGCGTTTGAAACGCTCGCCAACCTGGCGACTAAAGTTGGCGTGGAAGGAGAACAACCTATTAAAATTCATACTCCCCTGATCGAACTCACTAAAGCTGAAATCATAAAAAAAGGTTTGGGACTGGGAGTGGATTATTCCTTAACCCATAGTTGTTATGATCCTACAGAGGGCGGGCTGTCATGCGGTGCGTGCGACAGTTGTCAACTTCGGCTGAAAGGGTTTGAGGAAGCGGGGGTTGAAGACCCATTGATTTATAAAATCCCATGAACGTCATTGCGAGGAGCCTACGGGCGACGAAGCAATCCAGATCAAATGAAAAAACCCTCTATTTATATCATGCAAACAAAAGAAACGGCACTCTTTATACTGGCGTGACGAGTGATCTTGTAAAGCGAGTCCACAAACATAAAAATGCTGCTGTAGAAAGGTTTGCAAAAAAATATGATTGCAAGCTACTAGTCTATTACGAATCACATGAGAGTATGGACAGTGCTATAACTCGTGAAAAACAGATCAAGGCTGGTTCACGCGAGAAGAAACTTGAGTTAATAGAAGAAATGAATCCTGATTGGGAAGATCTTTAGAGTCAAATACTCTGACGGTAATCTGGGGTAATCACCATTTATGTACAACTTTTGTAAAAAAACTGAGAATAACCTAAGAACGTCATCACGAAAGACCTAAGGGAGTGTGGTGATCCAGTTTCTTTCTGGATTGCTTCGTCACTATTGTTCCTCGTAATGACGTCTGAAATGGGCATCGCCTACTTATTCATCTCGTTTTCTGTTTTAACCAGATCACTTATTCGAATCCGCAATGAACCCCAAATTAATGAAACGATTTTGAAAGCTGTAACAATATCGACTGCTATCTTCGAGCAACCATTTTCCAGCATTTCATGACGCGTTTCCAATCGCCTCTTCCCTGAATTTCTTTGGAAAAAAATAACCGCAAAATATAATTATTTTTTCAGCAAAGACTCTATTATTGAGAGGGGATATCAAAAGTCTGGATACCTATTCGGGGCACGAAGGCTTAGGTAAAACAATACGCACGCTGGCACGCCCCCTCTAGCGAGGGGAGCAATTTTTCATTGGCTCTTTAAACCGAGTTAATCATTGTCAGCATAACAAAGTCATTGCCCGTTGGCCCCACGCCCAGTGGTTACATTCTTGAGCCTTCTTCTTTGCGTTCATGCATTTCTTTTTGCATCATCTGGTGGGCATCTTCTTTCATGCCGCTCCCTTCTTCCTGTAACGAATGCTCCATCTGATGTTTTTCATGGTCGTATTTGCCATATTTCTTTTCATAATATTCTTTGGAATGCTTACCGCTTTCCCTGTATTCATGAGCCATGCCACTTGCTTCATGCCCCATGTCCATTGACGAGCCACTGCCTTCTTCATATCTTTCCATGTGATGCTCTTCACCATCATGAGCGAAAGTAGAAGTGGAAAACAACATTCCTATTACGAGCAGCAAAATTGCGAAAAGAATCTTTTTCATTATGATCTCCTAAAATTTAAACGTCAGGTAAAGAGTCTGACTACAAGAATAACAGTTTTGACTTTCCACTAAAAATAATTAACTGGATCGCTACGCCGCAATACGGCTCGCGATGACAAAGATTGAGATTTTTAAATTAGGCGGTCACGAAGCGTCACAGCCCTTTTGCCAACGGCCGCTGGCCGGTTATTTTTCGAGAAGGCGCGGCATGAGTTCTACCAGATTACAGGGTTTGTGGGTGCTGTCCAGCTGGTGAACAAGAATCTGGTCCCAACCGTCTTTGCAGGCTCCGGTAGAACCTGGCAAAGCGAATAAAAAAGTTCCGTTGGCGACCCCCGCAGTACATCGGGATTGCAGACTCGATGTCCGGATGGTTTCATAACTCAACATGCGGAACAGTTCACCGAACCCCGGGATAGATTTTTCATATAACTCCTCAAAAGCTTCGGGAGTGATATCGCGACCTGTAACACCTGTGCCACCTGTAGCAATCACCGCATCGACTTCAGGACTGTTGATCCATTTTTTTAATTGCTCCTGAAGCAATGCTTTCTCATCTTTAATAATTTTCTTTTCCACCAGATTATGTCCAGCGTCTTTGATCCTGTCGACTAAAATCTTGCCAGACTTGTCATCCTCTTCCGTGCGAGTATCAGAAACCGTTAACACGGCTATGTTCACACATTTTTTCTCACTCATTGTTGTCACTCCTCTTACCTGAAAATATTTCGAGAACTCAAAACGGTTTCTATTAAAACGCAGAACCCGGTTTATGTTAAATTGAAGAATAACTGGTAAGTATACCATAAGCAATTTGTGAGGATCAAAAGTGCCAACAGCCATTGTGACAGGAGGAGCGATTCGCATAGGCCGGGCGATGGCTCTGCATCTGGCCCGTAAAGGGTTCAACATCGCCCTGCTTTATCACAGTTCGGGAACTGCAAGCGAAGAAACCATCGCCGAGGCCCGGTCTCACGGAATTCAGTGTCAGGGTTATGCGGTAGACCTGAGGAGTCTTAAAGAGTCCGAGTTGCTGGTTGATAAGATCGTTAAAGATTTCGATGATTTAGAGCTGTTGATCAACTCCGCGGCAAACTTTATTCAGGAAAACGTCGAGCAAACGCAGCTTGATACGCTGGTCGATACTTTCAACCTCAACCTCATGGCACCTTATTTACTAATGCGCGAGTACAAGCGCAAAGTGAACAAAGGTTTGATCGTCAACATTCTTGATGAACGTGTGGCCAGAACACTGCCAGCCTTCGCGGCTTATTCTGTCAGCAAAGTGGGCTTGAAACATTTAACAGAGCTGGCCGCGGTGGAGTGGGGAAAAACCATCCGGGTCAACGGCATAGCGCCGGGACTCATCCTGCCGCCACAGGGTGGGCCCCCTGATTATCTGGAAAAAGCCGCGGTGCAAGTTCCCACAGGCACTCATGGCAACCTGGACGATCTTCTTAAGGCACTGGATTACCTGATGGAAAATAACTTTGTGAATGGTGAAACCCTTTTCGTGGACGGTGGCGAGTCTCTCTAGCTATGGAACAATATGAATTCGAGGTAGGTTCTTCCTCCAGTAGAGAGAGGTTGGATATATTTCTTTCAGAACAACTGAAAGAGATCAGTCGTTCACGGTTAAAAAAACTGATTTCTGAAAACAAGGTAACTGTCAACAAGATTAGCCGACCAGCGGGTTACAAAGTTCGAGAAGGAGACCAGATCATGGTCCGGGTTCCTCCTCCTGTTCCCCTTGACACTACCGCGGAACCCATACCCCTTAATATTATTTTTGAAGATGAGCACTTGATCTCATTGGATAAACCTGCGGGACTTGTCATTCACCCTGCGCCGGGACATTCTTCGGGAACGCTGGTCAACGCCTTACTGCACCATTGTAAAAACCTGTCTGGAATAGGAGGAGTAGAACGACCCGGTATCGTCCACCGGCTTGACAAGGACACTTCAGGATTGGTCCTGGTTGCCAAAACCGAATCTGCCCACAATAATCTAGCGGCACAATTTAAAAAACGTGAAATACGCAAAGAATATCTGGCGATCGTAAAAGGGAATGTAAAAAAAGATTCGGGCTCGATTCAAACCAGCATCGGCCGCCATAAGGTTCATCGTAAAAAAATGGACACAAAAACCCCAAATGGCCGTGAAGCTTCTACAGATTATGAAGTTGTGCACCGATGCAAAAACTGGTCATTTCTGAGGCTTTGGCCCAAAACAGGCAGAACCCATCAGATTCGGGTTCATTTAGCTTCAATCCATCACCCCATAATCGGGGATCAGCTATATGGAGGAAAATCAGTCGATCTCAAGATGCCCAGGCAAGCCTTGCATGCCCATACACTCAAATTGAAACACCCGGCTACAGGTTTGGATCTTATTTTTCAGGCTTCAATCCCAAAAGATATGATTGATTTCCTACAATCCATAGGATACGACCCTACAGGAAAAATTGACACCCCATAAGGTTTGACATTTCCGCTCACTGCTTTATTTAAAGCTTAATATTTCAAGTTGTACTAAATTTTTCAGCTGTGAATTATCTGTGGAAAATTTTCCCAAAAAAATCTCCAATATTTTTAAATCTCTCATGCAAAGAGAGCTTTCTTAGCAAAAAATCAAAATTCCCCTTATAATTCAATTAACTAAGAAACCTTAACACAATTGTCGAAAAAGCATTTACATAAAATTAGGTAGCCTCAGGTTTTCCACAATTTTGAAACATGAACACATTTTCGAAAAGAGGCTTAAAATAAAGGAGAAGAAGGGGTATCAAAATCCTGTCAGGCATTTTCCCTTTATATTAGCTTGTCAAAAAACATTACATAATTGGAGTCGTAACTAGTCCATTTATAACCCTAAAAATAGGGGGGAATTCGGCAAATGAATTTTGACGCTGCCGTTGCCCTTAATATATTTGAGCATTCCTCGAGTGATTTATAAATCGCCCTGACACATCCAATGTTTTCAAGGTAAAGAGAAAACAACATTGCTTTCACCCTTTGAATCCGGGTTTTTCCTGCATATTGACTCTAATTCTCTTGCCTGACAAGGACTTTAGAAGATCCCTCACTGAAATCAAACCTTTTCCACATAATTTGTGCAAAAGCTGTGGAAAACAACGTGCAGAGATTCTCTAACATCTGATAAAAAAAGGCTTTTAGGGCGACCGATTAGAAATTATACAGAGTGTATAACCCTTTGTTTTTCAAAATAATTCAGTATTTTTTCATATTGTAAATCTATCGAGAATCGAACGAAATCTTTTGGGCCTGAACAAGCTTTATGCATTTACTAAGAAGGTGCCTATTTTGAGCCTGATTGACTAAGAATTGTCTTGAGGAGTGGATCAAAAGAACTCTGATGATAACCAGATATGAATGTGGCAGGAATTGCGATCTAGCCACAGCATTTTTTATATTTCTTCCCACTTCCACATGGACAGGGTTGGTTGCGACCTATTTTGGCTTCTCCACGTACTACGGTTTTTGGTTTCGTCGCGTGTGAAACAGGTACAGGAGGTAGGGTGGAGTCCTTGCGGCTATAGACCCAGCGCCCATTGACTTTATAAAAACGGGAGGATTCTCTCAAGGTTTGCTCGGTATCCTCCTTAGTATAATGCGCGACAAAATCCACCTGCCCCTCAGTATCGCCATGACCTCCAGCCCGG
This genomic window contains:
- the moaB gene encoding molybdenum cofactor biosynthesis protein B; the encoded protein is MSEKKCVNIAVLTVSDTRTEEDDKSGKILVDRIKDAGHNLVEKKIIKDEKALLQEQLKKWINSPEVDAVIATGGTGVTGRDITPEAFEELYEKSIPGFGELFRMLSYETIRTSSLQSRCTAGVANGTFLFALPGSTGACKDGWDQILVHQLDSTHKPCNLVELMPRLLEK
- a CDS encoding RluA family pseudouridine synthase; translated protein: MEQYEFEVGSSSSRERLDIFLSEQLKEISRSRLKKLISENKVTVNKISRPAGYKVREGDQIMVRVPPPVPLDTTAEPIPLNIIFEDEHLISLDKPAGLVIHPAPGHSSGTLVNALLHHCKNLSGIGGVERPGIVHRLDKDTSGLVLVAKTESAHNNLAAQFKKREIRKEYLAIVKGNVKKDSGSIQTSIGRHKVHRKKMDTKTPNGREASTDYEVVHRCKNWSFLRLWPKTGRTHQIRVHLASIHHPIIGDQLYGGKSVDLKMPRQALHAHTLKLKHPATGLDLIFQASIPKDMIDFLQSIGYDPTGKIDTP
- a CDS encoding YchJ family protein, encoding MKDCPCGSDFPYTDCCGPLIRGTVVPDTAEDLMRSRYTAFTQKNWEYLVITSHPEEKKEMARLGSDLIDDGVVWKRLEIMNTRAGGHGDTEGQVDFVAHYTKEDTEQTLRESSRFYKVNGRWVYSRKDSTLPPVPVSHATKPKTVVRGEAKIGRNQPCPCGSGKKYKKCCG
- a CDS encoding GIY-YIG nuclease family protein codes for the protein MNVIARSLRATKQSRSNEKTLYLYHANKRNGTLYTGVTSDLVKRVHKHKNAAVERFAKKYDCKLLVYYESHESMDSAITREKQIKAGSREKKLELIEEMNPDWEDL
- the queC gene encoding 7-cyano-7-deazaguanine synthase QueC, giving the protein MKSVVLLSGGLDSTTTLAIAKKKGFELYCLTFDYGQRHRIELDRAGNIARHFGAIDHQIVNIDLRQFGGSALTDSIDIPTGRSQKEIASEIPITYVPARNTIFLSFCLAYAEVKEANDIFIGVNAVDYSGYPDCRPEFIKAFETLANLATKVGVEGEQPIKIHTPLIELTKAEIIKKGLGLGVDYSLTHSCYDPTEGGLSCGACDSCQLRLKGFEEAGVEDPLIYKIP
- a CDS encoding SDR family oxidoreductase, which gives rise to MPTAIVTGGAIRIGRAMALHLARKGFNIALLYHSSGTASEETIAEARSHGIQCQGYAVDLRSLKESELLVDKIVKDFDDLELLINSAANFIQENVEQTQLDTLVDTFNLNLMAPYLLMREYKRKVNKGLIVNILDERVARTLPAFAAYSVSKVGLKHLTELAAVEWGKTIRVNGIAPGLILPPQGGPPDYLEKAAVQVPTGTHGNLDDLLKALDYLMENNFVNGETLFVDGGESL
- a CDS encoding signal recognition particle protein — translated: MFDNLSDRLDAIYKKLKGRGVLKETDVDEALREIRVALIEADVSLPVIKDFIAEVRVEAVGQEVLKSLTPGHQMVKIVNDHLTHLLGDEFVDIQLAPKPPTIILMAGLQGSGKTTTVGKLAKRFKEKGKSCLLVPADVYRPAAIEQLHVLGRDLEVSVYDAEEENDPVAICKKALDEAVNKMSQVVIIDTAGRQQVDDALMEELKQIKQTVEPHEVLFVADAMMGQQSADIAKTFNDAVGIDGVVLTKMDGDARGGAAFSIKRVTGKPIRFMGMGEKLDALEPFHADRVVSRILGMGDVMSLVEKAEQNFEKEEQEKLEKKIKRNAFTLEDFRDQLKQVQKMGSMEQLLGMIPGAGKLTKGLKIDDRAFVQVEAIINSMTVKEREKHNIINASRKRRIAQGSGTRVNDVNKLLKQFAQMQKMMKKVSRGGGMNFGSLMGGRGMPGRFP